A region of Pseudomonas putida DNA encodes the following proteins:
- the msrQ gene encoding protein-methionine-sulfoxide reductase heme-binding subunit MsrQ: MRYPWLRLAIFIVGSAFPLWWLYEAAMNLLGPDPGKILMDRLGLGALTFLLVTLSMTPLQRLTGWSGWIVVRRQLGLWCFAYIVLHILCYLFFILGLDWGQFAVELRKRPYIIVGALGFLGLLALAATSNRYSQRRLGARWKKLHKLVYVILGLGLLHFLWIVRSDLREWAIYAGIGAVLMALRIPAVARRVPRVMGGRGRAV; encoded by the coding sequence ATGCGTTATCCCTGGTTGCGCCTGGCCATCTTTATAGTGGGGAGCGCGTTTCCACTTTGGTGGCTGTATGAGGCAGCAATGAACCTGCTGGGGCCGGACCCTGGGAAAATTCTGATGGACCGGCTGGGCTTGGGCGCGCTGACCTTCTTGCTGGTGACATTGAGCATGACGCCGTTGCAGCGGCTGACGGGGTGGTCGGGCTGGATCGTTGTGCGTCGGCAGCTGGGGTTGTGGTGCTTTGCCTATATCGTGCTGCACATCCTCTGTTACCTGTTCTTTATTCTGGGGCTGGACTGGGGGCAGTTTGCTGTCGAGCTGCGTAAGCGGCCCTACATTATTGTGGGTGCGCTTGGTTTTCTCGGGTTGTTGGCACTGGCGGCAACCTCTAATCGGTACAGCCAGCGTCGCCTGGGTGCGCGTTGGAAGAAGCTGCATAAGCTGGTGTATGTGATTCTTGGGTTGGGGTTGCTGCACTTTCTATGGATTGTGCGTTCCGACCTGCGCGAGTGGGCTATCTATGCAGGTATTGGTGCTGTGTTGATGGCGCTGCGCATTCCCGCAGTGGCACGGCGCGTTCCTCGCGTGATGGGAGGGCGGGGCAGGGCGGTTTGA